One window from the genome of Luteithermobacter gelatinilyticus encodes:
- the smpB gene encoding SsrA-binding protein SmpB: protein MAKNKNSGHKVVAENRKARFNFTIEEDFEAGIVLKGTEVKSLRQGEANISESYAEVKDGEVWLVNSYIKEYDMGNRFNHDARRPRKLLLHKREINRIFAAVQRKGMTLVPLSLYFNEHNKAKVKLALARGKKVHDKRATEKERDWNRQKSRLMKDLG, encoded by the coding sequence ATGGCCAAGAATAAAAACAGCGGGCACAAGGTGGTGGCCGAAAACCGCAAGGCCCGCTTTAACTTCACCATAGAAGAGGATTTTGAGGCCGGTATAGTCCTGAAGGGCACCGAGGTGAAATCCCTGCGTCAGGGAGAGGCCAATATTTCCGAATCCTATGCCGAAGTTAAGGATGGCGAGGTGTGGCTGGTGAATTCCTATATCAAGGAATATGATATGGGCAACCGGTTCAACCATGATGCTCGGCGTCCGCGCAAGCTGTTGCTGCATAAGCGGGAAATTAACCGGATTTTTGCCGCGGTCCAGCGTAAGGGCATGACTCTTGTGCCGCTTTCTCTATATTTTAACGAACATAACAAGGCGAAAGTCAAACTGGCGCTGGCCAGAGGGAAAAAGGTCCACGATAAACGGGCTACGGAAAAGGAACGTGACTGGAACCGGCAAAAATCACGTCTGATGAAGGACCTCGGCTAG
- a CDS encoding NYN domain-containing protein, whose protein sequence is MYFYPNEKLALFIDGSNLFATAKALNFDIDYKRLREYFATRGILLRANYYTALIEESEYSPLRPLVDWLDYNGYTLITKPTKEFVDHRGEKKIKGNMDMELAIDMMNLAEYVDHMVLFSGDGDFRRLVESVQRRGVRVSVVSSTKTTPPMIADELRRQADSFIELADMYHEFGRQIPETFE, encoded by the coding sequence ATGTATTTCTATCCTAACGAAAAACTTGCACTTTTTATTGACGGATCCAACCTTTTTGCCACAGCGAAGGCCCTGAATTTTGACATAGACTACAAACGGCTTCGTGAATATTTTGCCACACGGGGCATTCTGTTGCGGGCAAATTATTATACTGCCCTGATTGAGGAATCAGAATATTCCCCTTTGCGTCCGCTTGTCGACTGGCTTGATTACAATGGCTATACCCTGATCACCAAACCCACCAAGGAATTTGTCGACCATAGGGGGGAAAAGAAAATCAAGGGCAACATGGACATGGAACTGGCCATCGATATGATGAACCTGGCTGAATATGTAGATCACATGGTGCTGTTTTCCGGAGACGGGGATTTTCGCCGCCTTGTTGAATCCGTGCAGCGCCGGGGGGTGCGGGTCTCCGTGGTCAGCAGCACCAAAACCACACCGCCAATGATTGCCGATGAGCTCCGCCGGCAGGCTGATTCCTTCATTGAACTGGCCGACATGTACCATGAATTCGGCCGTCAGATCCCGGAGACCTTTGAATGA
- a CDS encoding EF-hand domain-containing protein produces MMKRNIRKYMVATVAGLVLGASVGVVSGVAEPSENWTGPMPGSHGPGSQGMKGHGMMHKHMMHKHMLMTLADKNGDRSLSKAEMDAFHKEWLARSDKNGDGALNLAEFDAMHEAMREEMRNRHMQKRFKGLDSNKDGKVSLQEMQEHADKRFEMMDRNKDGELNREDRKPMKPYGKR; encoded by the coding sequence ATGATGAAACGGAATATACGGAAATATATGGTGGCAACCGTGGCGGGGCTGGTGTTGGGGGCAAGCGTTGGCGTTGTTTCCGGCGTGGCGGAGCCTTCCGAGAACTGGACCGGTCCCATGCCGGGTTCTCATGGGCCTGGCTCCCAGGGTATGAAAGGGCATGGCATGATGCACAAACACATGATGCATAAACATATGCTGATGACCCTGGCGGACAAGAACGGTGACCGCAGCCTTTCAAAGGCAGAAATGGACGCTTTTCATAAGGAATGGTTGGCGCGTTCTGATAAAAACGGGGATGGCGCGTTGAATCTTGCTGAGTTTGACGCCATGCATGAGGCAATGCGCGAAGAAATGCGCAACCGGCATATGCAAAAACGTTTCAAGGGACTCGACAGCAATAAGGATGGCAAGGTAAGCCTGCAGGAAATGCAGGAACATGCCGATAAACGTTTTGAGATGATGGACCGCAACAAGGACGGGGAACTGAACCGGGAAGACCGCAAGCCCATGAAACCTTACGGTAAGCGCTAA
- the dapA gene encoding 4-hydroxy-tetrahydrodipicolinate synthase, with the protein MIKGSITALITPFRDGKFDEDAFRKFVNWQIEQGSHGLVPCGTTGESPTLDHDEHRRVTEVCIEVAAGRVPVIAGCGSNSTKEAVGLIRHASEAGADAALVVTPYYNKPTQEGLFQHFKALNDASDIPIIIYNIPPRSVIDMSVETMARCYRELDKVIGVKDATGNVARVPLQRAAMGPDFLQLSGEDQTALGLMAHGGHGCISVTANIAPALLAKFQEACLAGEYKTALGIQDRLTPLHDAMFVETSPGPVKYAAELLGLCSAETRLPIVPVNENTRKTVKAALIKAGLLDA; encoded by the coding sequence ATGATCAAGGGCTCAATTACGGCCTTGATTACGCCGTTTCGGGACGGGAAGTTTGATGAGGACGCTTTCCGTAAGTTCGTAAACTGGCAGATCGAACAGGGATCGCACGGGTTGGTGCCCTGTGGCACGACCGGGGAATCACCAACCCTGGACCATGACGAACATCGCAGGGTGACCGAAGTCTGTATCGAGGTTGCGGCGGGCCGCGTGCCGGTAATTGCCGGATGCGGGTCCAACTCAACAAAAGAGGCAGTGGGGTTGATCCGCCATGCTTCAGAGGCAGGGGCAGATGCGGCGCTTGTGGTCACACCCTATTATAACAAGCCCACGCAGGAAGGGTTGTTTCAGCATTTCAAGGCGCTGAATGATGCCAGCGACATCCCGATCATTATCTACAATATTCCGCCGCGTTCCGTGATTGACATGAGTGTGGAAACCATGGCCCGCTGTTATCGGGAATTGGATAAGGTAATCGGGGTCAAGGATGCGACCGGCAATGTGGCTCGGGTGCCGTTGCAGCGGGCAGCCATGGGGCCTGATTTTCTGCAACTGTCCGGGGAAGATCAGACGGCACTGGGCCTGATGGCGCATGGCGGACACGGCTGTATTTCAGTGACGGCAAATATCGCGCCGGCGCTGTTGGCGAAATTTCAGGAAGCCTGCCTGGCCGGAGAGTACAAAACTGCACTTGGGATCCAGGATCGTCTGACGCCTCTTCATGACGCTATGTTTGTGGAAACAAGCCCCGGTCCGGTGAAATATGCCGCCGAACTACTGGGGTTATGTTCTGCGGAAACGCGCCTGCCGATTGTACCGGTCAACGAGAATACCCGGAAAACTGTCAAGGCGGCCCTGATCAAGGCTGGGCTTCTGGACGCATAA
- a CDS encoding regulatory protein RecX — translation MQNSRDFQEIKRTQDSQQRRKIQEISRDYLRNATYRYLERYATSEANLRKVLLNKVARRTREVPVSPETMQEISCWIDEIIATCRKMGMVDDRFYAESRARTLIRRGNSRLKIFQKLRAKGLSIALIEEVLADLQEEMADPELVAAIKYVRRRRFGPFSGVQTDEQQTQKQMAAMARAGFSYDMAQKVLGASRETLEDLLYASSAMGPSS, via the coding sequence ATGCAGAACTCAAGGGATTTTCAGGAAATAAAGCGCACGCAGGACAGTCAACAGAGGCGTAAGATCCAGGAAATTTCACGCGACTATCTGCGCAATGCCACTTATCGTTATCTTGAACGTTATGCCACCTCCGAAGCCAATCTGAGAAAAGTTTTACTGAACAAGGTGGCGCGGCGCACACGGGAGGTGCCGGTGTCACCAGAGACCATGCAGGAAATATCTTGCTGGATTGATGAGATTATCGCCACATGTCGGAAGATGGGTATGGTGGATGACCGGTTTTATGCAGAAAGCCGGGCGCGCACCCTGATCCGCAGGGGGAATTCCCGACTGAAAATTTTTCAGAAATTGCGTGCTAAGGGACTGTCCATAGCCTTGATCGAGGAGGTTTTGGCAGATTTACAGGAAGAAATGGCGGATCCTGAACTGGTGGCGGCCATCAAATATGTCCGGCGGCGGCGGTTTGGCCCTTTTTCGGGGGTACAGACTGATGAACAACAAACGCAAAAACAGATGGCAGCCATGGCACGGGCGGGCTTTTCCTATGACATGGCGCAAAAGGTTCTGGGGGCGTCGCGCGAGACGCTGGAAGATCTGCTTTATGCCTCATCCGCCATGGGGCCCTCTTCATGA
- a CDS encoding uracil-DNA glycosylase, giving the protein MTSSVFAPTGQVGEPPRDCTLCPRLVTFRHDNQKTYPAFYNGAVPSFGDPAAELLIVGLAPGLKGANRTGRPFTGDYAGDLLYPTLIKYGFADGQYRADPQDGLTLKRALITNAVRCVPPQNKPTSQEEKTCRPFLTDKINALPHVRLVLALGLVAHNAVLSAFGLKKSAYRFAHGALHELGNIFERGSTDCGPERLALIDSYHCSRYNTNTGRLTPEMFEQVFDKITAYLER; this is encoded by the coding sequence ATGACATCTTCTGTCTTTGCTCCCACTGGACAAGTTGGGGAGCCACCGCGGGACTGCACCCTTTGCCCCCGCCTGGTAACGTTTCGGCACGACAATCAGAAAACGTATCCGGCCTTTTACAATGGCGCAGTGCCCTCTTTCGGTGATCCGGCGGCAGAACTACTGATCGTAGGGCTCGCCCCGGGGTTAAAAGGGGCCAATCGGACAGGCCGCCCCTTTACCGGGGATTATGCCGGCGACCTGCTTTATCCGACCCTGATCAAATACGGTTTTGCCGACGGTCAGTACCGGGCAGACCCGCAGGACGGCCTGACGCTCAAAAGGGCCCTGATCACCAATGCCGTGCGCTGTGTGCCGCCGCAAAACAAACCCACTTCTCAGGAAGAAAAAACCTGCCGTCCCTTCCTTACTGATAAAATTAACGCCCTGCCCCATGTTCGGCTTGTGCTTGCGCTGGGGCTGGTAGCTCATAATGCGGTGCTCAGCGCCTTTGGCCTGAAAAAATCGGCATACAGGTTTGCCCACGGCGCCCTTCACGAACTGGGAAATATCTTTGAAAGAGGATCGACGGACTGCGGACCGGAAAGGCTCGCCCTGATCGACAGTTATCACTGTTCCCGATACAACACCAATACCGGCCGCCTCACGCCGGAAATGTTCGAACAAGTATTTGACAAAATTACAGCCTACCTAGAACGGTAA
- a CDS encoding MBL fold metallo-hydrolase, translating into MRKIISVLTLTLALTLTLALASGPGQAQDNMADVKITTTEIKGGVYMLQGRGGNIGVAAGEDGIFLIDDQFAPLTDKILTALKEISDKPVKFVINTHYHFDHTGGNENLGKKGAIIVAHDNVYKRLSTDQVIEFFNRATPAQPKEALPVLSFNDQVTFHLNGQHITARHFAHAHTDGDSVLFFNDHNIIHTGDLFFNGFYPFIDTGAGGSIYGLIRAVSQLLDMADEETIIIPGHGPLARRQDLQNFHDMLTGVVAAVEPLARAGLTYEAAVEKNPLRAYNDNWGGGFLKPDDFLKIIYPTVQKKVSK; encoded by the coding sequence ATGAGAAAAATTATTTCTGTTTTGACCCTCACCCTAGCCCTGACCCTGACCCTGGCCCTGGCAAGCGGCCCTGGCCAGGCACAGGACAATATGGCGGATGTGAAAATTACCACCACTGAAATTAAAGGCGGTGTCTACATGCTTCAGGGGCGTGGCGGGAATATTGGGGTAGCCGCCGGGGAAGATGGCATTTTCCTGATTGATGATCAGTTTGCCCCTCTTACGGACAAGATCCTCACAGCCCTGAAAGAAATTTCCGACAAGCCCGTCAAATTTGTCATTAATACCCACTATCATTTCGATCATACCGGTGGAAATGAAAATCTGGGTAAAAAAGGCGCCATCATCGTCGCCCACGACAATGTCTATAAACGCCTGAGCACGGATCAGGTCATCGAATTTTTCAACAGAGCCACACCGGCCCAGCCAAAAGAAGCCCTGCCTGTGCTGTCTTTTAATGATCAGGTCACGTTCCACCTGAACGGACAGCACATCACCGCCCGACATTTCGCTCACGCCCATACTGACGGCGACAGTGTACTGTTTTTCAACGACCACAACATTATTCATACGGGTGATTTGTTCTTTAACGGATTTTATCCTTTTATTGACACCGGCGCGGGCGGTTCCATTTACGGGCTGATCCGTGCCGTTAGCCAACTTCTCGACATGGCCGATGAAGAGACCATTATCATTCCGGGCCACGGCCCCCTCGCCCGTCGGCAGGACCTGCAAAACTTTCACGATATGCTGACAGGCGTTGTCGCCGCAGTGGAACCACTGGCCCGGGCCGGGCTGACCTATGAAGCGGCTGTGGAAAAGAATCCCCTCCGCGCGTATAATGATAACTGGGGAGGCGGCTTTCTGAAACCGGACGATTTCCTGAAAATCATCTATCCCACAGTTCAGAAAAAAGTCAGCAAATAA
- a CDS encoding 3-phenylpropionate MFS transporter, which yields MRAGRILRRLLPPGREEAALVSIKLGNVYGGLFLYIGVLLPFWAVWMQSKGLSPSEIGIIMTVPFITKPFIPLLVTQFADRIGSARPLFLINLGLSVIFFVPYLFVDSFWEIFWVTVLFNLFVPSLMPLLESMSVYHTRKLGIHYGRVRSAGSLTFIFSSLLMGAVLTRSTTDWVMVLALVFLALSFSAALFLPEDQRRKMPEENGERSVGEEQETPLKFLLTNRNFLIFLAVSGLIQMSHGVYYGMGSLYWKTHGIPENIIGLLWSVGVVAEIIVFMFCSKIIAALRPMHVFMVIGLSGVIRWIILGGTLSVPVLLLAQLIHGLTYGAAHLAAIYYIAARVPQNCASTAQGLYSAIPLGLASGATMMSAGYLYEGFGGKAYWGMALMCLLAVLVARKLRRVTEE from the coding sequence ATGAGAGCGGGCCGGATCTTGCGGCGTCTGCTGCCGCCTGGCCGTGAGGAAGCTGCGCTGGTTTCCATTAAGCTTGGCAATGTATATGGCGGCCTGTTTCTTTATATCGGGGTCCTTTTACCATTCTGGGCCGTATGGATGCAGTCCAAAGGACTGAGCCCCTCCGAAATTGGCATCATTATGACGGTTCCCTTTATCACCAAGCCGTTCATTCCGCTTCTGGTGACCCAGTTTGCTGACCGTATCGGTAGCGCCCGGCCGCTTTTTCTGATTAATTTGGGATTGTCTGTGATCTTTTTTGTCCCGTATCTTTTCGTTGACAGTTTCTGGGAAATTTTCTGGGTTACGGTGCTGTTTAACCTGTTCGTCCCGTCTTTGATGCCACTGCTGGAATCCATGTCCGTCTATCATACCCGAAAGCTGGGTATTCACTACGGGCGGGTCAGGTCCGCCGGATCTTTGACGTTTATTTTCAGTTCCCTGTTGATGGGCGCTGTTCTGACCCGCAGCACAACGGACTGGGTGATGGTCCTGGCACTGGTTTTTCTGGCGTTGAGTTTTTCAGCTGCTCTGTTCCTGCCCGAAGATCAGCGCCGAAAAATGCCGGAGGAGAATGGGGAACGCTCGGTCGGAGAGGAACAGGAAACTCCTTTGAAATTTTTGCTGACCAACCGCAATTTTCTGATTTTTCTGGCAGTTTCCGGCCTGATCCAGATGAGCCATGGCGTCTATTACGGCATGGGCAGCCTGTACTGGAAGACACATGGCATTCCGGAAAACATTATCGGGCTTCTCTGGAGCGTGGGGGTAGTTGCGGAAATCATTGTTTTTATGTTCTGCAGCAAGATTATTGCCGCCTTGCGCCCTATGCATGTCTTTATGGTCATTGGGCTGTCGGGTGTGATCAGGTGGATCATATTGGGCGGTACGCTCTCGGTTCCCGTCCTGCTTCTGGCACAATTAATCCACGGCCTGACCTATGGGGCCGCACATCTTGCCGCCATTTATTATATTGCGGCGCGAGTGCCGCAAAACTGCGCCTCAACGGCTCAGGGACTCTATAGTGCCATTCCCTTGGGTCTGGCCTCTGGTGCGACTATGATGTCGGCCGGTTATCTTTATGAAGGGTTTGGCGGTAAGGCTTATTGGGGAATGGCTCTGATGTGCCTGTTGGCAGTTTTAGTGGCTAGAAAACTGCGTCGGGTTACCGAAGAGTGA